The Drechmeria coniospora strain ARSEF 6962 chromosome 02, whole genome shotgun sequence genome has a segment encoding these proteins:
- a CDS encoding CRAL/TRIO domain protein codes for MAASSQKAGRKTPLEAPTADSKPVPRPDLTTEQEEKYAALLEKVKAVTEISCSKEKEKSGPLTERERAWLTKECLLRYLRATKWSVDESAKRLLSTIGWRREYGLDEFTPDYISPEQETGKQLVVGFDRHGRPCQYLNPGRQNTETSARQIHHLFYMVERVTDMMPSGVETLSLMINFKPSKKRQNTSVPISTAREVLHILQNHYPERLGKALIINGTFRVARESTSRWTMVLSPFAAEADDGRPVPWIVWGFFKIITPFIDPVTRDKLKFNEDMKQYVPPEQLWSADWGGEMDFEYDHDVYWPALNDMCRRKRHARMARWEAAGKQIGESEEYLAGGTDESVTGFRYEVASADGGVDVVLEKLAGARLDQELDQGGEEEKVAADAA; via the coding sequence ATGGCTGCCTCGAGCCAAAAGGCAGGTCGAAAGACGCCCCTggaggcgccgacggcggacagCAAACCGGTGCCCCGACCGGATCTCACGACGGAGCAAGAAGAAAAATACGCAGCGCTGCTGGAAAAGGTCAAGGCCGTGACGGAGATTAGCTGCagcaaggagaaggagaagtCGGGTCCCCTGACGGAGCGGGAGCGAGCGTGGCTGACCAAGGAATGTCTTCTCCGGTACTTGCGAGCGACGAAATGGTCGGTAGACGAGTCGGCCAAGCGGTTGCTGTCGACGATTGGATGGCGTCGCGAgtacggcctcgacgagttcACTCCCGACTACATCTCGCCCGAGCAGGAGACGGGCAAGCAGCtggtcgtcggcttcgaccGACACGGGCGGCCGTGCCAGTACCTGAACCCGGGGCGACAGAACACGGAGACGAGCGCTCGGCAGATCCACCACCTCTTCTACATGGTCGAGCGGGTGACGGACATGATGCCGTCGGGCGTCGAGACGCTGAGCTTGATGATCAACTTCAAGCCGAGCAAGAAACGGCAGAACACGAGCGTGCCCATCTCGACTGCGAGGGAGGTGCTGCACATTCTGCAAAACCACTACCCCGAGCGGCTGGGCAAGGCGCTCATCATCAACGGTACGTTCCGGGTTGCGCGCGAGTCCACCTCTCGCTGGACCATGGTATTATCCCCCTTTGCTGccgaggctgacgacggccgcccaGTACCGTGGATCGTGTGGGGCTTCTTCAAAATTATCACACCCTTCATCGACCCCGTCACGCGTGACAAGCTCAAGTTCAACGAGGACATGAAGCAGTACGTGCCGCCCGAGCAGCTGTGGAGCGCCGACTGGGGTGGCGAGATGGACTTTGAGTACGACCACGACGTTTACTGGCCGGCGCTCAACGACATGTGTCGTCGCAAGCGCCATGCCAGGATGGCGCGTTGGGAGGCTGCGGGGAAGCAGATTGGGGAGTCGGAGGAgtacctcgccggcggcacggaCGAGAGCGTGACGGGCTTCAGGTACGAGGTTgcctccgccgacggcggcgtggaCGTTGTGCTGGAAAAGCTGGCCGGCGCGCGTCTGGACCAGGAGCTCGACCAGGGgggcgaggaagaaaagGTGGCGGCCGATGCGGCTTGA
- a CDS encoding amino acid adenylation domain protein codes for MFTVIDGKVHLEEYAPDDVNPEVRVVFRQDSAIAEEAMTRILRRPFSLRHELSARWVILQDAKAFRIYIVAHHIVMDGQAMTNISREFLALLDDPKEVLPSVVAFNTMHMAERAWAMSQAYLDNQRVLLDQVRGKSSTPWEAKVAKPSTSSDSYRKIDSWCTFRKSELDVWSQMFRTSWFRVATALVGLLVVDKAKPQFGKDEVLSIGFGSRPKGMGACIGQFANALPVKVPLWDVLHQADGSFKALVSAVGKNISAVKRAELFPAVDVVRSCRDLNIDYSPPRVTVTYSPKLARSECRLFPVEGSWDLFFCFLEYEDDVKLGVIYNPQIFSAATLKAMKTQFDEFSAISKVEGATLTEMLPWLPRHANLPMRSPQRPANPLKHVHHWFDAHAESCPDSLALYSSELALSMTYGELYTSTEAKAKFLRNNDIGRGHKVLINLPRGFAIIEWIFSILKCGAAFVYLDVDATTKQRTAIIANCKPALVIDESLVQEVVSFRDGKDISMEQAKFATADDDLAYMIYTSGSTGEPKGVMVEHGSLSAFTRASTEIFELGFGTRTLQLASFSFDASILEWSSTLCSGGCLCFSQHPKQLVGEYLGEVIEKNSISFLQITPTALETLPLTMELPSLRQISVGGEAPSREIFAKWHPRVNLVNAYGPTEATIAVSFEKLDKSERLPDAITAGHINQEMDVHICAEGFGSIVKAGVEGEICVSGPQVARGYCDMPEATAKNFAVHSTGVRMYRTGDHGMMLENGSLLVMGRIDREIKVRGFRIAAEEIEVAIMDSNVGIQEASVQLSANGLEMLAFVAPKMVSPEGLRDSLKLVLPSYKIPSRIYVVDDLPKNINGKIDHRMVRKNREELIRSHAPEAVEFLDSESEVDTDVFDASGDEAVVGKIWQDVLGMACPPPSDVNFFDIGGHSLLVPKLHDKLKAAFPDKPVRLVELFHKSTISSQAVIFGAQSSPARGVRRRTKTPIVKTPMSTGSSASTANDTPPWTRTAATSVTDVANTPELAIVGIAGRFPGAQNVDEFYQMLMDGKSGVQQSPSATDRETLPGNVWVPKAGVLDKIEDFDHEFWKLTEEDATEMDPQQRLFMEVVYEALVDADIDTSIMDGGRIGMFVGAANHAYHLQTESVATDAFLRENRGFVAPSISARTAYHLNIRGPNVTIQTNCASSTVALSQAFDAIRLGRCDMAVVGGVSVQLYEGGYVTQQGQIFSPRGECNPFDSRADGTVPADAVTAVVLKRYSTAVVDGTPVYAKVLGTGIGSDGALDKAGYQVPSPRGQADVIKSAWVVAGLTPERLKYAEIHGSGTPIGDALELEGLRLAMTELSCKARRFTVGSTKGNIGNAQHASGLVSLVKLCKSMQAGVVPATKGLEQMNPMINPDLDLVLATQQTKLSPDDILAVSAAGWGGVDSHIVLGFPGQHMLKRTTRLISATTFRRKTLKAPRLSRQTPSSTENSTSVASLVFSRCASDILGVEVGADTDLKRHGLDSKSYVAIAGAASKQLNGPSIGVRGFLAPICTPSTLANMYDHQLSASGRRELSCAMIQDGQGMTIICLPGTGGSCAGATSLLESLPEGVKILVLEHPGDPSSDQVEGYVEAVGPHVASSKMLLVGISAGGLSALHLSAALRTRYNMSMGDIGLVALDSPRIDTWPGLEMGSVGHAAFIGASAGQMGTDELVRTQWEKAVPGIEMHELACGHVEIWGRCQASSTASLVKDVMLKMVG; via the exons AAGTTCGCGTCGTCTTTCGCCAGGATTCTGCCATTGCAGAGGAAGCCATGACTCGAATTCTTCGGAGGCCGTTCTCTTTGCGGCACGAGCTCTCGGCCCGGTGGGTTATTTTGCAAGATGCAAAAGCATTCAGAATATATATTGTTGCGCACCATATCGTCATGGATGGGCAAGCCATGACCAATATCTCGCGCGAATTTCTCGCTTTACTCGACGACCCCAAGGAAGTTTTGCCTTCGGTAGTAGCGTTCAATACCATGCACATGGCAGAG CGAGCCTGGGCCATGTCCCAAGCGTACCTCGATAATCAGAGAGTCCTTCTCGACCAGGTCCGCGGCAAGAGTAGCACGCCCTGGGAGGCGAAAGTAGCGAAGCCGAGCACATCGAGCGACAGTTACCGAAAGATTGACTCTTGGTGCACGTTCCGGAAATCT GAACTCGATGTCTGGAGTCAGATGTTCCGGACGTCATGGTTCCGCGTGGCCACCGCATTGGTAGGGCTTCTTGTCGTGGATAAAGCAAAGCCTCAGTTTGGAAAAGACGAGGTGCTGTCCATCGGTTTCGGAAGCCGACCAAAGGGGATGGGCGCCTGCATCGGCCAGTTTGCCAATGCGCTGCCTGTCAAGGTACCCCTGTGGGACGTCCTGCATCAAGCTGATGGCTCTTTCAAGGCCCTCGTCTCAGCCGTGGGAAAGAACATTAGCGCTGTCAAGAGGGCGGAGCTGTttcctgccgtcgacgttgttCGATCCTGTCGCGATCTCAATATTGACTACAGCCCGCCGCGAGTGACCGTCACCTACTCCCCCAAGCTGGCCAGGTCAGAATGTCGACTATTTCCAGTTGAAGGGTCATGGGATTTGTTCTTTTGCTTCCTCGAGTATGAGGATGATGTAAAACTTGGT GTCATCTATAATCCGCAGATCTTCTCAGCCGCCACTTTGAAGGCGATGAAGACGCAATTTGACGAGTTCTCGGCGATCAGCAAGGTTGAAGGTGCGACATTGACAGAGATGCTACCATGGCTGCCGAGGCACGCCAATCTACCCATGCGGTCGCCACAGCGTCCGGCCAACCCTCTCAAGCACGTTCACCACTGGTTTGACGCTCACGCCGAGTCGTGCCCAGATAGTTTAGCACTTTATTCCAGCGAGCTTGCTCTTTCGATGACATATGGAGAGCTGTATACCTCTACCGAGGCGAAAGCAAAAT TTCTGAGAAACAATGATATCGGCCGGGGACACAAGGTGCTCATCAACCTCCCCAGAGGATTCGCCATAATCGAATGGATTTTTTCCATCCTAAAGTGCGGCGCAGCTTTCGTGTACTTGGACGTTGATGCCACGACGAAGCAACGCACTGCCATCATAGCGAACTGTAAGCCAGCCTTGGTCATCGACGAGTCTCTGGTGCAGGAAGTTGTATCATTTCGGGACGGCAAAGACATTTCCATGGAACAAGCCAAGTTTGCCACTGCGGATGACGATCTGGCTTACATGATCTACACCTCCGGTTCGACCGGTGAGCCCAAGGGGGTGATGGTCGAGCATGGCAGCTTGTCGGCGTTTACACGCGCCTCTACGGAGATTTTCgagctcggcttcggcacTCGTACTCTGCAGCTTGCGTCGTTTTCCTTTGATGCATCCATACTGGAGTGGAGCAGCACTCTGTGCAGCGGAGGCTGCCTATGCTTTTCTCAGCATCCGAAGCAGCTTGTGGGTGAGTATCTTGGCGAAGTCATCGAGAAGAACTCTATCTCTTTCCTTCAGATCACCCCTACAGCGCTGGAGACGTTGCCCCTTACAATGGAACTGCCGAGTCTGCGACAGATCTCAGTGGGAGGAGAAGCGCCATCTCGTGAGATCTTTGCCAAGTGGCATCCACGAGTAAACCTCGTCAACGCGTATGGGCCCACGGAGGCGACGATAGCGGTGTCGTTTGAGAAGCTGGATAAATCGGAGAGACTTCCAGATGCCATCACTGCGGGTCACATCAACCAAGAGATGGACGTCCACATTTGCGCCGAGGGGTTCGGCTCCATCGTCAAAGCCGGCGTTGAAGGTGAAATCTGCGTGTCTGGGCCTCAGGTGGCGAGGGGATACTGTGACATGCCGGAGGCAACAGCCAAGAACTTCGCCGTGCATTCTACCGGGGTGCGCATGTATCGTACTGGCGACCACGGCATGATGCTCGAAAACGGGTCCTTGCTGGTCATGGGCCGAATCGACAGAGAAATCAAGGTGCGCGGTTTCCGCATTGCGGCGGAAGAGATCGAAGTTGCCATCATGGATTCCAATGTGGGCATCCAAGAGGCCTCAGTTCAGCTATCGGCCAATGGTCTCGAGATGCTGGCATTTGTGGCGCCCAAGATGGTCTCGCCCGAAGGCCTTCGAGATAGCCTGAAGCTGGTACTGCCCAGCTACAAGATTCCGTCCAGAATCTATGTCGTGGATGATTTGCCAAAGAACATCAACGGCAAGATTGACCATAGAATGGTCAGGAAAAATCGGGAAGAGCTCATTCGATCCCATGCTCCAGAAGCCGTCGAATTCTTGGACAGCGAAAGTGAAGTCGACACCGATGTCTTCGATGCTTCCGGGGATGAAGCGGTGGTTGGGAAAATCTGGCAGGATGTTCTGGGAATGGCATGTCCTCCGCCAAGCGACGTCAACTTCTTTGACATTGGCGGTCACAGTCTCCTCGTTCCGAAGCTGCATGATAAGCTCAAGGCAGCGTTCCCCGACAAACCTGTTCGACTCGTGGAGCTGTTCCACAAGTCGACCATCAGCAGCCAAGCGGTCATTTTCGGGGCGCAGAGCAGTCCAGCTCGTGGAGTCCGTCGCAGGACCAAGACGCCGATCGTGAAGACGCCCATGTCGACAGGctcatcggcgtcgactgCAAATGACACTCCTCCATGGACAAGAACGGCGGCCACGTCTGTAACCGATGTCGCCAACACACCGGAGCTTGCCATCGTCGGAATAGCAGGACGCTTCCCGGGGGCGCAGAACGTCGATGAATTCTACCAGATGCTCATGGACGGAAAGTCAGGGGTCCAGCAATCTCCATCGGCGACCGATCGAGAGACTTTGCCAGGAAATGTCTGGGTTCCCAAGGCGGGCGTGCTGGACAAGATCGAAGACTTTGACCACGAGTTCTGGAAGCTGACGGAGGAGGACGCTACCGAGATGGATCCCCAGCAGCGGCTATTCATGGAGGTCGTGtacgaggccctcgtcgacgcagaTATAGACACAAGCATCATGGACGGTGGGCGGATCGGAATGTTCGTGGGCGCCGCAAACCACGCGTACCATCTCCAAACCGAGTCTGTCGCGACGGATGCCTTTCTGAGGGAGAACCGCGGCTTTGTCGCTCCGTCCATCTCGGCTCGTACGGCGTACCATCTAAACATTAGGGGCCCAAACGTCACCATCCAAACTAACTGCGCCAGCAGCACGGTGGCATTGTCGCAAGCGTTTGATGCCATCCGACTTGGACGATGCGACATGGCCGTAGTGGGAGGCGTTTCTGTGCAGCTCTACGA GGGGGGGTATGTCACGCAACAGGGGCAAATCTTTTCTCCAAGAGGCGAATGCAACCCATTTGACTCTCGGGCCGATGGAACGGTTCCCGCAGATGCGGTTACGGCTGTCGTGCTGAAACGATACtcgaccgccgtcgtcgacggcacacCTGTCTATGCCAAAGTGCTCGGGACCGGCATCGGTTCAGACGGAGCGCTGGACAAGGCTGGATATCAGGTCCCATCGCCCCGAGGGCAGGCGGACGTGATCAAATCGGCGTGGGTTGTTGCCGGATTGACTCCAGAAAGGTTGAAATACGCCGA GATCCACGGAAGCGGCACGCCCATCGGAGACGCACTCGAGCTTGAAGGTCTCCGTctggccatgacggagctAAGTTGCAAGGCGCGACGGTTCACCGTTGGGTCGACGAAAGGAAACATTGGCAATGCCCAGCACGCATCTGGACTGGTCTCTCTCGTCAAGCTGTGCAAGTCGATGCAAGCGGGGGTAGTGCCCGCCACCAAGGGGCTCGAGCAAATGAACCCGATGATCAATCCCGACCTGGACCTGGTGTTGGCAACGCAGCAAACAAAGCTGAGTCCCGACGACATATTGGCAGTCTCGGCCGCAGGAtggggcggcgtcgactcGCACATCGTCCTGGGCTTTCCCGGCCAGCACATGCTGaagcggacgacgaggttgatTTCGGCGACGACTTTCAGGCGCAAGACGCTGAAAGCACCTCGTCTTTCACGGCAGACTCCGTCTTCAACCGAGAATTCGACATCGGTTGCGTCTCTCGTGTTTTCGAGATGTGCATCAGACATCCTCGGGGTCGAAGTAGGTGCTGACACGGACCTGAAGAGGCATGGCCTCGACAGCAAGTCATACGTAGCCATAGCCGGCGCAGCATCAAAACAGCTCAACGGACCATCGATTGG CGTACGGGGCTTTCTCGCTCCAATCTGCACGCCGTCTACGTTGGCGAACATGTATGACCATCAGTTGTCAGCGTCTGGACGCCGGGAGCTGTCGTGTGCCATGATCCAAGATGGCCAAGGAATGACGATAATCTGTTTACCCGGTACGGGAGGAAGCTGTGCAGGAGCAACATCGCTGCTGGAGTCGCTCCCGGAGGGCGTCAAGATTCTCGTCCTGGAGCACCCGGGCGATCCCTCAAGCGACCAAGTCGAGGGGtacgtcgaagccgtcgggCCTCACGTGGCATCGTCCAAGATGCTCCTAGTCGGCATATCGGCAGGCGGTCTCTCCGCATTGCACCTATCTGCTGCGCTCAGGACGAGGTACAACATGTCGATGGGGGACATTGGCTTGGTGGCGCTGGACAGTCCTCGGATCGACACATGGCCGGGCCTCGAGATGGGATCAGTCGGTCACGCGGCATTCATCGGAGCATCTGCCGGGCAAATGGGGACGGATGAGCTGGTAAGGACCCAGTGGGAGAAGGCGGTTCCTGGCATCGAGATGCACGAGCTGGCGTGCGGACACGTTGAAATCTGGGGTAGATGCcaggcatcctcgacggcttcgttgGTCAAGGACGTGATGCTGAAGATGGTCGGATAG